A window of the Bdellovibrio sp. ZAP7 genome harbors these coding sequences:
- a CDS encoding NADH-quinone oxidoreductase subunit A, with translation MALGGIIFIVIFIALFGSFLVWLSIKTGGKVHYHPVKYEPYECGLPSLDKKDTKVSVKFYLTAILFILFDIEIIFMYPWAISFRDFIASGQGAFVFGSMIFFLAVFIFGLFWEVKSKALEWD, from the coding sequence GTGGCACTCGGTGGAATCATTTTCATCGTCATTTTTATTGCGCTATTTGGCAGTTTTCTAGTCTGGCTTTCGATTAAGACAGGTGGAAAGGTCCATTATCATCCGGTTAAGTACGAGCCCTACGAGTGTGGTCTCCCTTCGCTAGATAAAAAAGATACGAAAGTTTCTGTGAAGTTTTATCTCACAGCAATTCTTTTCATTCTTTTCGATATCGAAATCATCTTCATGTACCCATGGGCGATATCCTTCCGTGATTTCATCGCTTCAGGCCAGGGTGCATTTGTATTTGGATCTATGATCTTCTTCTTGGCCGTCTTCATTTTCGGTTTGTTCTGGGAAGTTAAATCAAAAGCATTGGAATGGGATTAA
- a CDS encoding NADH-quinone oxidoreductase subunit N, translated as MNMNIGLSDILLVSPMIALFLASLVPITAKVLRGNREQNPIITLCQALGGIVVAVGLLVVFGGAGKTAFNNGLIFDGVTQWMGVIALLSAGAAMIMMYENPATTGRQFSELIFLAMSSAVGMLILVSAVDLLMVFIGLEMMSLALYLMIAMSHEEKLSKEAALKYFILGSFASALFLYGVAFIFGTTGNTNILSFMENAADLIQTSRLFLFGMVFVVLGFCFKVSIAPFHAWTPDVYQGAPTPHTAFMATAVKTVSFAAFLRVIATRSLVGSEHLFDMLQWLAVITMIVGNTAAILQNNLKRMLAYSSIAHSGYILVGVITAGVSDDAAFGASGVIFYLLSYGLMTLGAFAIASMLEKSENHIVDVDDLAGLAKQRPMIALCLTVFLLSLTGIPPTLGFFGKFYLFNAAIGEGLMWLAIWGMISSVISVYYYLRPIVVMYMKEGQADVAEHSLNATTVTVVVMAIAILFLGFVSGPLFTAVEKSLL; from the coding sequence ATGAATATGAATATTGGTCTTAGTGACATTCTTCTTGTTTCACCAATGATCGCTTTGTTCCTTGCGAGTTTGGTGCCGATCACTGCAAAAGTTCTTCGTGGAAATCGCGAACAAAACCCGATCATCACTCTTTGCCAGGCATTGGGTGGTATCGTAGTGGCAGTCGGTCTTTTAGTGGTCTTCGGTGGTGCTGGCAAAACAGCGTTCAACAACGGCTTGATCTTTGATGGTGTTACTCAGTGGATGGGCGTGATTGCGCTTCTTTCTGCTGGTGCGGCGATGATCATGATGTACGAAAACCCAGCGACAACGGGCAGACAGTTTTCTGAACTGATCTTCCTGGCGATGTCGTCTGCGGTGGGTATGTTGATTCTGGTTTCTGCTGTAGATCTTTTGATGGTTTTCATCGGTTTGGAAATGATGTCTTTGGCATTGTATCTGATGATCGCGATGAGCCACGAAGAAAAACTTTCTAAAGAAGCCGCTCTTAAGTACTTCATCCTGGGTTCATTTGCTTCGGCGTTGTTCCTTTACGGTGTGGCATTTATCTTTGGTACAACTGGAAATACGAACATCCTTTCGTTCATGGAAAATGCAGCTGACTTGATTCAAACAAGCCGCTTATTTTTGTTCGGTATGGTGTTTGTGGTTTTGGGCTTCTGCTTCAAAGTTTCAATCGCTCCATTCCATGCCTGGACTCCAGATGTTTATCAAGGTGCACCGACTCCGCACACAGCTTTCATGGCGACTGCGGTTAAGACGGTTTCCTTCGCAGCTTTCTTGCGTGTGATTGCGACTCGTTCATTGGTTGGTTCAGAGCACTTGTTTGATATGCTTCAATGGTTGGCTGTAATCACGATGATCGTGGGCAACACAGCAGCGATCCTGCAAAACAACTTGAAACGTATGCTTGCTTACTCTTCGATTGCACACTCTGGATATATCTTAGTGGGTGTAATTACGGCGGGTGTAAGTGACGATGCGGCTTTCGGTGCATCTGGTGTGATCTTTTATTTACTAAGCTATGGCTTGATGACTTTGGGAGCGTTTGCAATTGCAAGCATGCTTGAAAAATCAGAAAATCATATCGTAGACGTGGATGATCTTGCTGGTTTGGCAAAACAAAGACCGATGATCGCACTTTGCCTGACTGTGTTCTTGCTTTCATTGACAGGTATTCCGCCAACTTTGGGTTTCTTTGGTAAGTTCTATCTGTTCAATGCAGCTATCGGTGAAGGCCTCATGTGGTTGGCAATTTGGGGTATGATTAGCTCCGTAATTTCCGTTTACTACTACTTGCGCCCAATTGTAGTTATGTACATGAAAGAAGGCCAAGCTGACGTTGCAGAACACTCTTTGAATGCAACAACAGTGACAGTGGTTGTGATGGCTATCGCAATTTTGTTCCTGGGCTTCGTATCAGGACCTCTATTTACAGCAGTTGAGAAAAGCTTACTTTAA
- a CDS encoding NADH-quinone oxidoreductase subunit J translates to MTADAFLFWFLAIALLASGLMVILLKNPIYSALSLAMTMVTMSALFVTLNAYFIAGVQLIVYAGAVMVLFTMVIMLFDLKQDVSAFTRGKFSGILKIMSVGLLLGMIVASIYKTVEQLVFKTTDNPVTVGTGMETTKQLGQILFSKYIFGFEALGVLLLVIAVGAVALSRSKGGTHEH, encoded by the coding sequence GTGACAGCAGACGCTTTTCTATTTTGGTTTTTAGCGATCGCATTGTTGGCTTCAGGCCTAATGGTGATCCTATTGAAAAATCCTATTTATTCCGCATTAAGCCTGGCGATGACGATGGTCACGATGTCAGCTTTGTTTGTGACTCTGAACGCTTACTTTATCGCAGGTGTTCAGTTGATCGTTTATGCCGGCGCCGTGATGGTTTTGTTCACGATGGTTATCATGCTTTTCGACTTGAAGCAGGATGTGTCGGCATTCACGCGCGGCAAGTTCTCGGGCATCTTGAAAATAATGTCTGTGGGCTTGTTGTTGGGAATGATCGTTGCCTCAATTTATAAAACAGTTGAGCAATTGGTTTTCAAAACAACAGACAACCCTGTGACTGTTGGAACGGGCATGGAGACGACTAAGCAACTTGGTCAGATTCTGTTCTCTAAATATATCTTTGGCTTTGAGGCTCTTGGCGTTCTTCTTTTGGTGATCGCGGTGGGCGCAGTGGCACTTTCTCGCAGTAAAGGTGGAACTCATGAACATTGA
- a CDS encoding complex I subunit 1 family protein has translation MGMGKDSFEIIVNGLKLVVIFLMMVQLVPILVWVERRGSAFIQNRLGPNRVGPLGLMQLLADAVKFLTKEAFVPSTAKPLLYYAAPVFALIPGAVAFSAIPMSTPISVGTFELFGQTWGPYTFLVQGYDIGVGIVFILGVSSLAAYTMLMAGWGSGNKYSLMGALRASAQTISYELALGLSIVGVIMMYGTFHLGDMTLAQQGPLHFQFMGHTITSQYLPNWGIFFQPLGALLFFTATFAESNRLPFDLAEGESELVAGFHTEYGGFKFNMFFIGEYGHMMIASGLMAIFFFGGYGIPYVSVEQVREWAMTVTSNANWASALVALIHFLVFNVKFFLFLWAFIWVRWTLPRFRYDQLMDLGWKTMLPWALANTIITAFVIYAASL, from the coding sequence ATGGGAATGGGTAAAGATTCATTCGAAATTATCGTCAACGGGCTTAAGCTCGTTGTTATCTTTTTGATGATGGTTCAACTCGTGCCGATCCTTGTATGGGTTGAGCGTCGTGGTTCTGCTTTCATTCAAAATCGTCTTGGTCCGAATCGCGTGGGTCCTTTGGGATTGATGCAATTGCTGGCCGATGCCGTGAAGTTCTTAACAAAAGAAGCTTTCGTTCCTTCAACCGCAAAACCGTTGTTGTACTATGCAGCTCCAGTATTCGCGTTGATTCCTGGTGCGGTGGCGTTCTCGGCAATTCCTATGTCGACTCCAATTTCCGTTGGGACATTCGAATTGTTCGGTCAAACCTGGGGGCCATACACATTCTTGGTTCAAGGTTATGATATTGGCGTTGGTATCGTTTTCATCTTGGGCGTTTCTTCTCTAGCTGCTTACACGATGTTGATGGCAGGTTGGGGTTCAGGAAATAAGTACTCTTTGATGGGTGCTCTTCGTGCATCCGCACAAACGATTTCTTATGAATTGGCTTTGGGCCTTTCAATCGTTGGTGTGATTATGATGTACGGAACTTTCCACTTGGGCGATATGACTTTGGCGCAACAAGGTCCATTGCACTTCCAATTCATGGGTCACACGATCACATCTCAGTACCTTCCAAATTGGGGTATTTTCTTCCAACCATTGGGCGCGCTTTTATTCTTCACAGCGACGTTTGCAGAATCCAACCGTTTGCCATTCGACTTGGCAGAGGGCGAGTCTGAGTTGGTTGCGGGCTTCCATACTGAGTATGGCGGCTTTAAATTCAACATGTTCTTCATCGGCGAGTACGGTCACATGATGATCGCTTCTGGTTTGATGGCGATCTTCTTCTTCGGTGGTTACGGTATTCCGTACGTTTCCGTTGAGCAGGTACGTGAGTGGGCAATGACTGTGACTTCAAATGCAAACTGGGCTTCGGCTTTGGTGGCGTTGATCCACTTCCTTGTTTTCAACGTAAAATTCTTCCTATTCTTGTGGGCATTTATTTGGGTTCGTTGGACTTTGCCACGTTTCCGTTACGACCAATTGATGGATCTTGGTTGGAAAACAATGCTTCCTTGGGCATTGGCTAATACCATCATCACGGCTTTCGTGATTTACGCGGCATCATTGTAA
- a CDS encoding NuoM family protein — translation MILSTIVFLPLLFALIVAVWPNAKTLRPLAMGFAVIEFIVSLALFQQFDPNTANLQMVERYMWIERFGISYFFGIDGISLWLVLLTTFLTPIIVLASWTSVTERIKGFHVCLFILQTAMLGTFLAMDAIFFYIFWELALIPMYFMIGIWGGSRRIYATVKLFIYTFAGSVMMLVAMIYMMYLTQETTGQMSASLLDFYKLKIPFVGGTFFSLQTLLFFAFALAFAIKVPAFPVHTWLPDAHVEAPTPGSVILAGVMLKMGTYGFMRWVIPLFPEASEYWSWLFMLIGTVGIIYGALVAMVQPDVKKLVAYSSVSHMGYILLGLFAFNSYGMNGGLYQMLNHGISTGALFILIGMIYERTHSREITKYGGLAGVLPLFTIFFFIITLSSIAVPMTNGFVGEFFILMGTFQAQPVFAYFAVTGVVLGAVYMLWMFKRVFFGEQGELVKDEHHPLHDLNAREIAVLVPLVIMVFWMGLFPNNFLNYSKASVDHLVHNKNSYNLTINQPGAPATTAATATTTAPATEQTTAAAQGDK, via the coding sequence ATGATCCTAAGTACAATTGTTTTTCTACCTCTTTTGTTTGCTTTGATTGTCGCGGTTTGGCCGAATGCTAAAACTCTACGTCCTTTGGCGATGGGTTTTGCGGTGATCGAATTTATCGTTTCATTGGCGTTGTTCCAACAGTTCGACCCAAATACCGCCAACCTACAAATGGTTGAGCGATATATGTGGATTGAGCGATTTGGTATCAGCTACTTCTTTGGGATCGATGGTATCTCGTTGTGGTTGGTTCTTTTAACGACGTTCTTAACTCCGATTATTGTTTTGGCTAGCTGGACATCAGTTACTGAAAGAATCAAAGGCTTCCACGTTTGCTTGTTCATCCTGCAAACGGCAATGCTGGGTACTTTCTTGGCGATGGATGCGATCTTCTTCTATATCTTCTGGGAACTTGCACTGATCCCAATGTACTTCATGATTGGTATCTGGGGTGGATCTCGCAGAATTTACGCAACGGTTAAGCTCTTCATCTATACTTTCGCCGGCTCTGTCATGATGCTTGTTGCGATGATCTATATGATGTACCTGACTCAAGAGACGACTGGTCAAATGAGTGCAAGCTTGCTCGATTTCTATAAATTGAAAATCCCGTTTGTGGGTGGAACTTTCTTCAGCCTTCAAACACTTCTGTTCTTTGCGTTCGCCTTGGCGTTTGCGATCAAAGTTCCGGCATTCCCCGTTCATACTTGGTTGCCAGATGCCCACGTTGAAGCACCAACTCCTGGTTCAGTAATTCTTGCCGGTGTTATGCTTAAGATGGGTACTTACGGCTTCATGCGCTGGGTAATTCCGTTGTTCCCAGAGGCGTCTGAATACTGGTCTTGGTTGTTCATGTTGATCGGTACCGTGGGAATCATCTATGGTGCTTTGGTAGCGATGGTTCAGCCGGACGTGAAAAAACTTGTGGCGTACTCTTCAGTATCGCACATGGGTTACATCTTGTTGGGTCTGTTTGCATTCAACTCTTACGGTATGAACGGTGGTTTGTACCAAATGTTGAATCACGGTATCTCGACGGGTGCTCTGTTCATCTTGATCGGTATGATCTATGAAAGAACTCACTCTCGTGAAATCACTAAATACGGTGGTTTGGCAGGGGTTCTTCCATTGTTCACGATCTTCTTCTTTATCATCACGCTTTCTTCGATTGCGGTTCCGATGACAAATGGTTTCGTGGGCGAGTTCTTTATCCTGATGGGTACATTTCAGGCTCAACCCGTTTTTGCATACTTTGCAGTAACAGGTGTGGTTCTGGGTGCCGTGTACATGTTGTGGATGTTTAAACGCGTTTTCTTTGGTGAGCAAGGTGAGTTGGTTAAAGACGAACATCATCCACTTCACGATTTGAATGCGCGCGAAATCGCGGTTCTTGTTCCTCTTGTGATCATGGTTTTCTGGATGGGTCTGTTCCCGAATAACTTCTTGAACTACTCAAAAGCCAGCGTGGATCACTTGGTACACAACAAAAACAGCTACAATCTGACAATTAATCAACCTGGTGCGCCTGCGACTACGGCAGCAACTGCAACGACAACTGCTCCGGCAACGGAGCAAACGACAGCAGCAGCACAAGGAGATAAATAA
- the nuoK gene encoding NADH-quinone oxidoreductase subunit NuoK, whose amino-acid sequence MNIDFINNIGLTHYLVLASIVFVMGMAGVLLRRNVIVLLMSIELMLNSVNLTFIAFSKYMGHLEGHIMVFFVMTIAAAEAAVGLALAVSIFKRFNEVNIRFFEHLKG is encoded by the coding sequence ATGAACATTGATTTCATTAATAACATTGGACTGACTCACTACCTTGTCCTGGCATCGATTGTTTTTGTTATGGGTATGGCGGGAGTTCTTCTTCGTCGTAACGTGATCGTACTTTTGATGTCCATCGAGCTTATGTTGAACTCAGTAAATTTGACGTTCATCGCATTCTCTAAATACATGGGCCATCTTGAAGGGCACATCATGGTGTTCTTCGTAATGACAATCGCAGCGGCGGAAGCAGCTGTGGGTCTGGCGTTGGCCGTTTCGATCTTTAAACGCTTTAACGAAGTGAATATTCGCTTCTTTGAGCATCTGAAAGGATAG
- a CDS encoding patatin-like phospholipase family protein: MRIKEKKKIALVLSGGGIKAAAFHIGVCMALQEKGFKFAGGTKEMVRQNFDENDPMTIRCYVGSSAGAFVASILGAGYPIESLVNAFQVGSGNNPTFDKSDLRYLKPISYRNIFNLNSSGLLRFIPRALLDKTIVKGGVESLIKNGLKLNGLFSTSGIESYLRKDVLLDNDFARLGVDLFVIGTQLNHTRKAIFGNFPESFKTPNHMYINHASISTAVAASTSLPPVYAPYGIKRPEDNKEIFFYDGEIRDTLSTHVAADHGADLVISSYSTQPYHYTEEMGSLHKYGIPLILNQALYQVIQQKIAKHIQAQNDIKTIYNAVDGYLKQIKLPEDQREKLLGIIRDKVHHRPEVDYIYISPRPQNYEMFFVDHFSLNPEILARIVRIGFKSGINVLRQHDI, encoded by the coding sequence ATGCGCATAAAAGAGAAAAAGAAAATTGCATTGGTCTTAAGTGGTGGCGGCATTAAAGCAGCAGCTTTCCACATTGGCGTTTGCATGGCTCTCCAAGAAAAGGGATTTAAGTTTGCCGGCGGAACCAAAGAGATGGTGCGTCAGAACTTCGATGAAAACGATCCGATGACCATTCGTTGTTACGTAGGGTCCAGTGCGGGTGCTTTCGTAGCCTCGATTTTGGGGGCTGGCTATCCAATAGAATCTTTGGTTAATGCCTTTCAAGTGGGCTCCGGTAACAACCCGACATTCGATAAATCGGATCTTCGTTATTTAAAGCCGATCTCGTACCGCAATATCTTTAATTTGAATTCCAGCGGTTTGCTTCGTTTCATACCCCGAGCCTTATTGGATAAAACCATCGTTAAGGGTGGTGTGGAGTCCTTAATTAAGAACGGGTTGAAACTAAATGGTCTATTTTCAACCAGCGGGATCGAAAGCTACTTACGGAAAGATGTCCTTTTGGATAATGACTTTGCCCGTTTAGGTGTGGATTTGTTCGTTATCGGCACACAGCTAAACCATACACGTAAGGCTATCTTCGGGAATTTCCCCGAGTCTTTTAAAACTCCGAACCATATGTACATCAACCACGCCTCGATCAGTACGGCGGTGGCGGCATCGACTTCCTTGCCTCCAGTTTATGCACCTTATGGCATTAAGCGCCCCGAAGATAACAAAGAGATCTTCTTTTATGATGGCGAAATTCGTGACACGCTTTCCACTCACGTGGCGGCCGATCATGGGGCTGACCTGGTGATTTCTTCGTACTCCACTCAGCCTTATCATTATACGGAAGAGATGGGTTCTTTACATAAATATGGAATCCCCTTGATCTTGAATCAGGCATTATATCAGGTGATTCAGCAAAAGATCGCGAAGCACATTCAGGCTCAAAACGACATTAAGACGATTTACAACGCAGTTGATGGATACTTAAAGCAGATCAAACTGCCCGAAGATCAGCGCGAAAAGCTTTTGGGCATTATCCGCGACAAAGTCCATCACAGACCTGAGGTCGATTATATCTATATATCTCCACGGCCTCAGAATTATGAAATGTTCTTTGTGGACCATTTCAGTTTAAATCCTGAGATTTTAGCTCGTATCGTTCGCATTGGATTTAAATCAGGAATCAACGTTCTTCGTCAGCACGATATCTAA
- the nuoL gene encoding NADH-quinone oxidoreductase subunit L codes for MNHSVLMAIVILSPLVGFLINGFRYKKHSANVAGVIATLAVAISFISAVLLVTDLVGMAAESRRIAVTFFEWMAIDKFKVNAGFVVDQISAIMVLVITGVGTLIHLFSIGYMHHDKGAAKYFAYLNLFIFNMLLLVLGDSLLVMFVGWEGVGLCSYLLIGFWFTDAEKAAAGMKAFITNRVGDAAFLLGMFVLFMTFGTLNFHELNALAPTTVEASWMGAVTLGTLFLFIGATGKSAQIPLYVWLPDAMAGPTPVSALIHAATMVTAGVYMIVRLNPLFIVAPNTMMVIAVIGAATAVLAATIGMTQWDIKKVLAYSTVSQLGYMFLACGVGAFGAAMFHLMTHAFFKALMFLGSGSVIHAMHEEQDIRKMGGLKKYLPITHVTFFLGWLAIIGMPPFAGFFSKDEILAYSFFSPMGSPILWAAGALGATLTAFYMTRLMALTFWGKSRVPSHVHPHESPALMTIPLIVLAVLSVIGGWIGIPHVIGEHLGHIPNVWEHWLDPMITKIPNLGHFDASTEWVLMGCSVGLAVISASIAYQFYVKSPETPKKIAESIKPVYNLVYNKYFVDEAYFGGIINPLVNLGKNMWYYVDVNFIDKCTYWAGDLVRGMGSLGRSLQTGNMQQYAMYIGLGVVVVLSYVILG; via the coding sequence ATGAATCATTCAGTATTAATGGCCATTGTTATCCTAAGTCCGCTGGTTGGTTTTCTGATCAACGGTTTCCGTTATAAAAAACACTCTGCAAACGTTGCAGGTGTTATTGCAACTCTGGCAGTGGCAATTTCTTTTATCAGCGCGGTTCTTTTGGTGACAGACCTTGTAGGTATGGCTGCAGAATCTCGTCGTATTGCTGTGACATTCTTTGAGTGGATGGCGATTGATAAATTTAAAGTAAATGCCGGTTTCGTAGTCGATCAAATCAGCGCGATCATGGTCCTTGTGATCACGGGCGTTGGTACTTTGATCCACTTGTTTTCGATCGGTTACATGCACCACGATAAAGGTGCTGCGAAATACTTCGCATACCTGAATCTGTTCATCTTTAACATGTTGTTGCTGGTTCTTGGTGACAGCTTGCTAGTGATGTTCGTTGGTTGGGAAGGTGTGGGCCTTTGCTCGTACTTGCTAATCGGTTTCTGGTTCACGGATGCAGAAAAAGCAGCAGCGGGTATGAAAGCCTTCATCACGAATCGTGTTGGTGACGCCGCTTTCTTGTTGGGTATGTTTGTTTTGTTCATGACTTTCGGTACTTTGAATTTCCACGAACTAAACGCTTTGGCTCCAACAACTGTTGAAGCTTCCTGGATGGGTGCCGTGACATTGGGAACTTTGTTCCTGTTCATCGGTGCAACTGGTAAATCTGCACAGATTCCATTGTACGTTTGGCTTCCAGACGCGATGGCTGGTCCAACTCCAGTTTCCGCATTGATCCATGCGGCGACGATGGTTACTGCCGGTGTTTACATGATCGTTCGTTTGAATCCTTTGTTCATCGTAGCTCCAAACACAATGATGGTGATTGCAGTTATCGGTGCGGCGACGGCGGTTCTTGCAGCGACGATCGGTATGACCCAATGGGATATCAAGAAAGTTTTGGCTTACTCGACAGTATCTCAACTTGGTTACATGTTCCTAGCTTGCGGTGTGGGTGCTTTCGGAGCGGCGATGTTCCACTTGATGACTCACGCATTCTTTAAAGCCCTGATGTTCTTGGGTTCTGGTTCTGTGATCCATGCGATGCACGAGGAACAAGACATACGGAAAATGGGTGGTCTTAAGAAATATCTTCCAATCACTCACGTAACGTTCTTCTTGGGTTGGTTGGCGATTATCGGTATGCCTCCATTCGCGGGTTTCTTCTCTAAAGACGAAATCTTGGCTTATTCATTCTTCTCTCCAATGGGTTCTCCAATCTTGTGGGCCGCGGGTGCCTTGGGTGCGACTTTGACAGCATTCTATATGACCCGTTTGATGGCTCTTACGTTCTGGGGTAAATCACGCGTTCCTTCTCACGTTCATCCGCATGAATCTCCGGCATTGATGACGATTCCTTTGATCGTTCTTGCGGTGTTGTCGGTGATTGGTGGTTGGATCGGTATCCCTCATGTGATCGGTGAACATTTGGGTCATATTCCTAATGTTTGGGAGCACTGGTTGGATCCAATGATCACCAAAATCCCTAACTTGGGTCACTTCGATGCATCTACTGAGTGGGTGTTGATGGGTTGCTCGGTTGGTTTGGCAGTGATCTCGGCTTCAATTGCTTATCAGTTCTATGTGAAGTCTCCAGAGACTCCTAAGAAAATCGCTGAAAGCATCAAGCCAGTTTACAACTTGGTATATAACAAATATTTCGTGGACGAAGCGTACTTCGGCGGAATCATTAATCCTTTGGTAAACCTGGGTAAAAACATGTGGTACTACGTTGATGTTAATTTCATCGATAAGTGCACATACTGGGCAGGGGATTTGGTTCGCGGAATGGGCTCTTTGGGTCGTTCGCTTCAAACCGGAAATATGCAGCAATACGCGATGTACATCGGACTCGGTGTCGTTGTTGTCCTTTCATATGTGATCCTGGGGTAA